In Phyllostomus discolor isolate MPI-MPIP mPhyDis1 chromosome 3, mPhyDis1.pri.v3, whole genome shotgun sequence, a single genomic region encodes these proteins:
- the DIPK1B gene encoding divergent protein kinase domain 1B, which produces MRRLRRLAHLVLFCPFSKVLQGRLPGLRVKYVFLVWLGVFAGSWLVYVNYSSYAELCRGHICQAVICDQYRKGIISGPLCQDLCSLHALEWRTCLSAAPGRQVYSGLWQGKEVTIKCGIEEGLDPKAGPEAAPRRELVLFDKPTRGTSIKEFREMTLSFLKANLGDLPSLPALAGQVLLMADFNKDSRVSLAEAKSVWALLQQNEFLLLLSLRGRGHAAPLLGYCGDLYVTEGVPHAARPGAALPPLLRPLLPAAVHRALQQWLGPAWPWRAKIAIGLLEFVEELFHGAHGNFYMCDTTLANVGYTARHDFRMADLQQVAPEAAVRRFLRGRRCERSADCTYGRDCRAPCDKLMRRCKGDLLQPNLAKACALLRDYLLPGAPPGLREELGRQLRACTTLSGLASQVEAHHSLVLSHLKSLLWKEISDSKFS; this is translated from the exons ATGCGGCGGTTGCGGCGCCTGGCGCACCTGGTGCTCTTCTGCCCCTTCTCCAAGGTCCTGCAG GGCCGGCTCCCGGGCCTCAGGGTCAAGTACGTCTTCCTGGTCTGGCTGGGCGTCTTCGCGGGCAGCTGGCTGGTGTACGTGAACTACTCGTCCTACGCGGAGCTCTGCCGTGGGCACATCTGCCAGGCGGTCATC TGTGACCAGTACCGGAAGGGCATCATCTCGGGGCCCCTGTGCCAGGACCTGTGCAGCCTGCACGCGCTGGAGTGGAGGACCTGCCTCTCAGCCGCCCCGGGCCGGCAG GTGTATAGCGGGCTGTGGCAGGGCAAGGAGGTGACCATCAAGTGCGGCATCGAGGAGGGCCTGGACCCCAAGGCCGGGCCAGAGGCGGCGCCCCGGCGGGAGCTGGTGCTGTTCGACAAGCCCACCCGGGGCACCTCGATCAAGGAGTTCCGGGAGATGACCCTGAGCTTCCTCAAG GCGAACctgggggacctgccctccctgcccgcgCTGGCCGGCCAGGTCCTGCTCATGGCGGACTTCAACAAGGACAGCCGGGTGTCGCTGGCCGAGGCCAAGTCGGTGTGGGCGCTGCTGCAGCAGAACgagttcctgctgctgctgtccctgcGGGGCCGGGGCCACGCCGCCCCGCTGCTGGGCTACTGCGGGGACCTGTACGTCACCGAGGGCGTGCCGCACGCCGCCCGGCCCGGCGCCGCGCTCCCGCCCCTGCTGCGCCCGCTGCTGCCGGCCGCCGTGCACCGGGCCCTGCAGCAGTGGCTGGGGCCCGCGTGGCCCTGGCGGGCGAAGATCGCCATCGGCCTGCTGGAGTTCGTGGAGGAGCTGTTCCACGGTGCCCACGGCAACTTCTACATGTGCGACACCACGCTGGCCAACGTGGGCTACACGGCCCGGCACGACTTCAGGATGGCCGACCTGCAGCAGGTGGCGCCCGAGGCCGCCGTGCGCCGCTTCCTGCGCGGCCGCCGCTGCGAGCGCAGCGCCGACTGCACCTACGGGCGCGACTGCCGGGCGCCCTGCGACAAGCTCATGCGCCGGTGCAAGGGCGACCTGCTGCAGCCCAACCTGGCCAAGGCGTGCGCGCTGCTGCGGGACTACCTGCTGCCCGGCGCGCCGCCCGGCCTGCGCGAGGAGCTGGGCCGGCAGCTGCGCGCCTGCACCACGCTGAGCGGGCTGGCCAGCCAGGTGGAGGCGCACCACTCGCTGGTGCTGAGCCACCTCAAGTCGCTGCTGTGGAAGGAGATCTCCGACAGCAAGTTCTCCTGA
- the MRPS2 gene encoding LOW QUALITY PROTEIN: 28S ribosomal protein S2, mitochondrial (The sequence of the model RefSeq protein was modified relative to this genomic sequence to represent the inferred CDS: inserted 1 base in 1 codon), with protein MAPARALPRLLSTGVWPRSLRLRVLQAATPSPARPSSRTLGSAATTALSEPEGSADLQDRVLSEPLKHSDFFNLKELFSVRTLFDARVHLGHKXGCRHRFMEPYIFGSRLGQDIIDLEQTAAHLQLALNFTAHVAYRKGIILFVGRNRQFSHLIENTARDCGEYAHTRYFKGGLLTNAPLLLGAGVRLPDLIVFLSTLNNVFEPHVAVRDAAKMNIPTVGVVDTNCNPCLITYPVPGNDDSPPAVQLFCRLFRTAVTRAKAKRLQVEALYRLQGQEGAKGLGPTDASTPGTRPFPPDLSALPNKIAAKPVPARRSPPPPHVPGATPSACSLPGLASRCRPHSMSAVPKDSSGPTRVLPRDPPPPPLRVSQSAPLVTGKELERSGGRAERLAHYGAELELPSAEEAGAFCTTK; from the exons ATGGCGCCCGCGCGCGCCCTGCCCCGGCTGCTGAGCACGG GTGTCTGGCCCAGGTCGCTGCGTTTACGTGTCCTCCAGGCGGCGACCCCCAGCCCGGCCAGGCCGAGCAGCAGGACGCTGGGAAGCGCCGCGACCACCGCCCTGAGCGAGCCCGAGGGTAGCGCCG ATCTCCAGGACAGGGTCCTCAGCGAGCCGCTCAAGCACTCCGACTTCTTCAACCTCAAGGAGCTGTTTTCCGTGAGGACCCTCTTCGATGCCCGGGTGCACCTGGGGCACA GCGGCTGTCGCCACAG GTTCATGGAGCCGTACATCTTTGGGAGCCGCCTGGGCCAGGACATCATCGACCTGGAGCAGACCGCCGCGCACTTGCAGCTGGCCTTGAACTTCACGGCCCACGTGGCCTACCGCAAGGGCATCATCTTGTTCGTGGGCCGCAACCGGCAGTTCTCGCACCTGATCGAGAACACGGCCCGGGACTGCGGTGAGTACGCGCACACGCGCTACTTCAAGGGCGGCCTGCTGACCAACGCGCCGCTCCTGCTGGGCGCCGGCGTGCGCCTGCCCGACCTCATCGTCTTCCTGAGCACGCTCAACAACGTGTTCGAGCCCCACGTGGCCGTGAGGGACGCGGCCAAGATGAACATCCCCACGGTGGGCGTGGTGGACACCAACTGCAACCCCTGCCTCATCACCTACCCCGTGCCCGGCAACGACGACTCGCCCCCGGCCGTGCAGCTCTTCTGCCGCCTCTTCCGGACCGCCGTCACCCGCGCCAAGGCCAAGCGCCTGCAGGTCGAGGCCCTGTACCggctgcagggccaggagggCGCCAAGGGCCTGGGCCCCACGGACGCTTCGACCCCGGGGACTAGGCCGTTCCCCCCTGACTTGTCTGCCCTCCCAAATAAAATAGCGGCCAAACCTGTCCCTGCTCGGAgaagcccccccccgccccatgtcCCTGGTGCCACCCCGAGTGCCTGCAGTCTCCCCGGCCTTGCGTCCCGCTGCCGGCCGCACAGCATGA GTGCCGTACCCAAGGACTCGTCCGGCCCAACACGAGTCCTCCCGagagaccccccacccccgccgctgAGAGTGTCCCAGAGCGCACCCCTGGTGACAGGGAAGGAGCTGGAGCGGAGCGGCGGCCGCGCAGAGAGACTCGCACACTACGGGGCGGAATTAGAACTCCCGTCTGCAGAGGAGGCCGGTGCCTTCTGCACCACGAAGTGA
- the C3H9orf116 gene encoding LOW QUALITY PROTEIN: UPF0691 protein C9orf116 homolog (The sequence of the model RefSeq protein was modified relative to this genomic sequence to represent the inferred CDS: inserted 1 base in 1 codon), producing the protein MLCHPGQRAPGSCPEDSRSRIPDQRGGVARQPRLHYVGRPPSQVTKPSLSNRTPRDPRGAGCGEAAACLALSPVLRPWTADVRGGPRECAEPVEPAAXGPPPKTSDYYCVDENLPVRFNNPAWFRGYRPKAPVSVYRTSNQTYGGRAPTVHEMPKVFYAKSSKFSQQLAAAGMFQNNSFNVYLEKSIVTGVDNCITTYDRLNFHPSYNASRPSICSD; encoded by the exons ATGCTTTGTCATCCCGGCCAGCGGGCCCCTGGTAGTTGTCCCGAAGATTCTAGATCTCGCATTCCAGACCAGCGGGGGGGCGTGGCCCGGCAGCCGCGGCTCCACTATGTAGGCCGCCCACCCAGTCAGGTGACCAAGCCGTCGCTTAGCAACAGGACGCCGCGCGACCCTCGTGGCGCGGGCTGCGGAGAAGCTGCTGCTTGCCTTGCCCTCTCCCCGGTGCTGCGCCCGTGGACGGCGGATGTCCGAGGAGGACCCCGAGAGTGCGCGGAGCCTGTGGAGCCGGCGG CAGGCCCCCCTCCGAAAACCAGCGACTACTACTGTGTCGATGAGAACCTGCCCGTCAGGTTCAACAACCCTGCGTGGTTCCGGGGCTACAG GCCCAAGGCACCCGTCTCGGTGTACAGGACCAGCAACCAGACCTACGGGGGCCGGGCCCCCACCGTGCACGAGATGCCG AAAGTGTTCTATGCAAAGTCGAGCAAGTTTTCCCAACAACTCGCAGCCGCCGGAATGTTCCAGAACAACTCCTTCAACGTCTACCTGGAGAAGAGCATCGTGACGGGTGTCGACAACTGCATCACCACCTACGACCGGCTGAACTTCCACCCGAGCTACAACGCCAGCAGGCCGTCCATCTGCAGCGACTGA